A region of Porites lutea chromosome 13, jaPorLute2.1, whole genome shotgun sequence DNA encodes the following proteins:
- the LOC140923253 gene encoding heat shock 70 kDa protein 12A-like, protein MHQFLEEEGDELLVTSGATYIAVVAIDFGTTFSGFAFAFNHKDGEKGIHMNKEWGTDQGYATMKAPTCLLLNPNKSFNSFGYEAQDRFAELEEEEAREYYFFEKFKMVLHKDENLNRKTTLKASNGRDVEALTIFTYSIYYIHTKAVEVIRERTGDENFGSGDVQWVLTVPAIWKPAAKQFMREAAYKAGLASPSNPEQVLIALEPEAASVYCRERKVWEFINERGSDESSLSDTLSYPNMQYVVVDIGGGTLDVTVHEIQENGAIKEIHQATGGPAGGQNINIKFMELLEKIFSKRIIENYISEHPVDWLYLMNDFEVKKRGKRVSQGATTRIRLPNSFVSKFAHGKGWDINAFIQEHYSLEDIKVQRNEYLCLEAKVMRELFDPVLDQINTHLSNLFAKEKLSGVNYVFLVGGFAESALLQERIKTHFGHSYRIMVPQYASLAVVQGAVMFGQNPEVFQSRVMTTSYGIRVHRLFLDGLHPESKKIVINGIPRCKDIFFKFVKVNEVVRVGENRRFPGFAPLTGDQKQIKIDFYQSELADAEFVTDCGVQKVPGQGLVLQTPEAWKTKDIEINLSFGGTEIKVTVVNPTSNKQCTAYLDFLATKE, encoded by the exons ATGCATCAGTTTCTCGAAG AAGAGGGGGATGAGCTTTTAGTCACTTCTGGTGCAACCTATATTGCTGTGGTTGCCATCGATTTTGGCACAACCTTTAGTGGTTTTGCCTTTGCCTTCAACCACAAAGATGGAGAAAAAGGTATTCATATGAACAAAGAATGGGGGACAGATCAAGGCTACGCCACAATGAAGGCTCCCACCTGCCTGCTGCTTAACCCTAACAAGAGTTTCAATTCGTTTGGATATGAAGCACAAGATAGATTTGCGGAACTGGAGGAGGAGGAGGCCAGAGAATattatttctttgaaaaatttaaaatggttCTTCACAAAGATGAG AACTTGAACAGAAAAACTACTTTGAAGGCAAGTAATGGGAGAGATGTGGAAGCTCTGACCATATTCACATATTCAATATATTATATCCACACGAAAGCTGTTGAAGTTATCCGGGAGAGAACTGGTGATGAAAACTTCGGCTCTGGTGATGTGCAGTGGGTGTTGACTGTGCCGGCAATCTGGAAGCCAGCAGCTAAGCAATTCATGAGAGAAGCAGCATATAAA GCGGGCTTAGCATCACCATCCAATCCAGAGCAGGTTCTTATTGCATTGGAGCCTGAGGCTGCTTCAGTATATTGCAGAGAGCGTAAAGTGTGGGAGTTTATCAATGAGAGGGGGAGTGATGAGTCTTCATTGAGCGACACTCTGTCTTATCCAAATATGCAGTACGTGGTGGTCGACATCGGAG GTGGTACTCTCGACGTGACTGTGCATGAGATCCAAGAAAACGGTGCAATAAAGGAGATCCATCAAGCTACTGGCGGTCCCGCTGGTggacaaaatataaatattaagtTCATGGAACTTCTGGAAAAAATATTTAGCAAAAGGATCATTGAAAATTATATCAGTGAACATCCCGTCGATTGGTTGTACTTAATGAATGACTTTGAAGTCAAAAAACGTGGAAAGCGAGTCTCGCAAGGAGCAACCACGAGAATTCGTTTGCCGAACAGCTTTGTGAGCAAATTCGCGCATGGAAAGGGCTGGGATATAAACGCATTCATCCAAGAGCATTACAGTCTTGAAGACATCAAGGTGCAACGGAATGAGTACCTCTGTCTTGAAGCAAAAGTGATGAGAGAACTATTCGACCCAGTCTTGGATCAAATAAATACACATCTCTCAAACCTTTTTGCCAAGGAGAAATTGAGTGGAGTTAATTACGTCTTTCTAGTCGGAGGGTTTGCCGAGTCAGCACTACtacaagagagaataaaaacGCATTTCGGCCACAGCTATCGCATCATGGTTCCTCAGTACGCTTCACTTGCAGTTGTCCAAGGAGCCGTAATGTTTGGCCAAAACCCTGAAGTGTTCCAGTCTAGAGTCATGACAACTTCGTACGGCATCCGAGTGCACAGGCTATTTCTCGATGGTCTTCATCCCGAGtccaaaaaaattgtcatcAATGGGATCCCCAGATGTAAAGatatctttttcaagtttgtaaaGGTGAATGAAGTGGTAAGAGTCGGCGAAAATCGTCGCTTTCCTGGCTTCGCGCCTTTGACAGGAGACCAGAAGCAAATCAAAATCGATTTCTACCAGTCGGAACTCGCTGATGCGGAGTTTGTCACAGATTGCGGCGTACAAAAGGTTCCCGGACAAGGATTGGTACTTCAGACACCAGAAGCTTGGAAAACAAAAGATATCGAAATAAATTTGAGCTTTGGAGGAACAGAAATAAAAGTGACAGTTGTTAATCCAACAAGTAATAAGCAGTGTACCGCTTACCTTGACTTCTTAGCCACGAAAGAGTGA